Proteins co-encoded in one Alcanivorax sp. genomic window:
- a CDS encoding DUF2834 domain-containing protein gives MSESLFRRLLVLVALIFCVALVVLAGPPMLENPDIIGAFAAGFVNPYAAGYSTDVILCWVILAIWVLFERQHYQIRGGWLALLLGIVPGVAVGFALYLLMRQRQLKGSGLV, from the coding sequence ATGTCTGAATCCCTGTTTCGCCGTTTACTGGTGCTGGTGGCACTGATCTTCTGTGTTGCCCTGGTGGTGCTGGCCGGCCCTCCCATGCTGGAGAATCCGGACATTATCGGAGCCTTTGCGGCCGGTTTCGTCAATCCCTATGCGGCCGGTTACTCCACGGATGTGATCCTGTGTTGGGTCATTCTGGCCATCTGGGTGCTGTTCGAGCGCCAGCACTACCAGATCCGTGGCGGCTGGCTGGCATTGTTGCTGGGCATCGTGCCCGGGGTGGCAGTGGGCTTTGCGCTTTATTTACTGATGCGCCAGCGGCAGCTCAAGGGCTCAGGCCTGGTCTGA
- a CDS encoding 2-isopropylmalate synthase — MSKERLIIFDTTLRDGEQSPGATMDQDEKLRIAKALERMRVDVIEAGFAIASQGDFLSVKAIADTIKESTICSLARAKEADIDRAAEALAGAESGRIHTFIATSPIHMQHKLRLEPDQVIEHAVAAVKHARNHMGDVEFSCEDAGRSEIDFLCRIIEAVIDAGARTINIPDTVGYAIPEQFGDTIGQLLTRIPNADKAIFSVHCHNDLGLAVANSLAAVQTGARQVECTINGLGERAGNASLEEIVMAIRTRQDLFTVDTGINAREIVPTSKMVSQITGFPVQPNKAIVGANAFAHESGIHQDGVLKHRETYEIMSAEDVGWHTNRMVLGKHSGRAAFRARLDELGITFESEAAMNEAFQRFKDLADKKHEVFDEDLQALVSDTKKAAEDERFKLVLLEATARTGETPEARIVLTIDGQEQEASSTGAGPVDAAFKAIESLAESNSTLLLYSVNAITAGTDSQGEVTVRLEKGGRIVNGHGADTDIITASAKAYLNALNHFAAGLEKAHPQAADGV, encoded by the coding sequence ATGAGCAAAGAACGCCTGATTATTTTTGATACCACCCTGCGTGATGGTGAGCAGAGCCCCGGTGCCACCATGGACCAGGACGAAAAGCTGCGTATCGCCAAGGCGCTGGAGCGAATGCGGGTGGACGTGATCGAGGCCGGCTTTGCCATTGCCAGCCAGGGGGACTTCCTGTCGGTGAAAGCCATTGCCGATACCATCAAGGAATCCACCATCTGTTCCCTGGCGCGGGCCAAGGAAGCGGATATCGACCGGGCCGCGGAAGCGCTGGCCGGTGCCGAATCCGGGCGCATTCACACCTTTATCGCCACCAGCCCGATCCACATGCAACACAAGCTGCGGCTGGAGCCGGATCAGGTGATCGAGCATGCGGTGGCTGCCGTCAAACATGCCCGTAATCATATGGGCGATGTGGAGTTTTCCTGTGAGGATGCGGGGCGCTCCGAGATTGATTTTCTGTGCCGCATTATCGAAGCAGTAATCGATGCCGGTGCGCGCACCATCAATATCCCCGACACCGTGGGGTACGCCATTCCCGAGCAGTTTGGGGACACCATCGGCCAGTTGCTGACCCGTATCCCCAATGCCGACAAGGCGATCTTCTCAGTGCACTGCCATAATGATCTGGGGCTGGCGGTGGCCAACTCTCTGGCGGCAGTACAAACCGGTGCCCGTCAGGTGGAATGTACTATCAATGGTCTGGGTGAACGGGCGGGGAACGCCTCTCTGGAAGAGATCGTGATGGCGATTCGCACCCGTCAGGATCTGTTCACAGTGGATACCGGCATCAATGCCCGGGAAATCGTGCCCACCTCAAAAATGGTGTCGCAGATTACCGGCTTCCCGGTACAGCCCAACAAGGCCATCGTCGGTGCCAATGCCTTTGCCCACGAATCCGGCATTCACCAGGATGGGGTGCTCAAGCACCGCGAAACCTATGAAATCATGTCTGCCGAAGATGTGGGCTGGCACACCAACCGCATGGTGTTGGGCAAGCATTCTGGCCGTGCCGCGTTCCGGGCCCGTCTGGACGAGCTGGGTATCACCTTCGAATCCGAAGCGGCCATGAATGAGGCGTTCCAGCGCTTCAAGGATCTGGCGGACAAGAAACATGAAGTATTCGATGAGGATCTTCAGGCGCTAGTCAGCGACACCAAAAAAGCCGCCGAAGACGAGCGTTTCAAACTGGTATTGCTGGAGGCTACCGCACGTACCGGGGAAACCCCGGAAGCCCGCATTGTCCTGACCATCGACGGGCAGGAGCAGGAAGCCAGCTCCACCGGCGCCGGTCCTGTGGATGCGGCCTTCAAGGCCATTGAGTCGTTGGCAGAGAGCAACAGCACCCTGTTACTGTACTCCGTGAATGCGATCACCGCGGGCACTGACAGCCAGGGTGAAGTGACCGTGCGACTTGAGAAGGGCGGTCGTATCGTCAACGGCCACGGTGCCGATACTGACATCATCACCGCCTCTGCCAAGGCTTACCTGAATGCCCTGAACCACTTTGCAGCCGGCCTGGAAAAGGCCCACCCGCAAGCGGCAGACGGAGTCTGA
- the rrtA gene encoding rhombosortase gives MQPRDKKLRPQFIAFAVVLAVLGFTHQWVNPWLAFDRVAIEGGQVWRIFTCHLVHLNHWHLLLNLSGLLLCGYFFEDLLDRYRFWSWLLFCALTSGLALYLIDGQLTHYVGLSGILHGLLILCLLLGWRGNPVLHSVVLAVIVGRLVSEHMPGYDVDYLQSWINGRVYVNAHLYGAISGVVLWGLIKGGERFVGGREQAE, from the coding sequence ATGCAACCCAGAGATAAAAAACTCCGTCCCCAATTCATTGCCTTTGCTGTGGTGCTGGCGGTGTTGGGGTTTACCCATCAGTGGGTGAACCCGTGGCTGGCGTTTGATCGGGTGGCTATCGAAGGGGGGCAGGTGTGGCGGATTTTTACCTGTCATCTGGTACACCTGAATCATTGGCATTTGCTGCTCAATCTGTCCGGGCTGTTGCTGTGCGGTTATTTCTTTGAAGATCTTCTGGACCGTTACAGGTTCTGGAGCTGGCTGTTGTTCTGTGCCCTGACGTCGGGGCTGGCGCTTTATCTTATTGATGGTCAGCTGACGCACTATGTGGGGCTGTCCGGCATTCTTCATGGCTTGCTGATCCTGTGCCTGCTGCTTGGCTGGCGGGGGAATCCGGTGCTGCATTCTGTAGTGCTGGCGGTGATTGTGGGGCGCCTGGTCAGTGAGCACATGCCTGGATATGACGTGGATTATCTGCAGAGTTGGATTAACGGAAGGGTTTATGTGAATGCCCATCTTTACGGTGCCATCAGTGGGGTGGTGCTGTGGGGCTTGATCAAGGGGGGAGAACGGTTTGTCGGTGGACGAGAACAAGCAGAATAA
- a CDS encoding DUF3592 domain-containing protein, protein MDENKQNKKGGIGGYLFGGIFLLVGLAVMFFVAVVPIGKYMESGSWARVPATVLSSKLNSHRSDGSTTYSVSGSYRYRFRGVDYTSSQISQYSGSDNFGDYWQQLYGLIDTARRNNRTVSAWVNPDAPHEAYLDRTFRWGSVIFGFAFGGVFALVGGGVMFLMRRGSKEAELVSETGFYSSQEKSGHWFLVGFGAIFILLPSPAYLEVWKEVSRGDYMILMVLLFPLVGAGIAFAGWKMRQNYRFFGPTPLAMDPEPGQAGGQVGGEIHLGRAVPEDASLTVWLSCIRCYYSGSGKDRKTRESVLWQTSQRAYCSPRQNGTDIQFCFDAPADQPGTREREPGISGRQDWIRWRVAVEGQLAGRDLKRTWEIPVVAGSGTSRFQLPESHVMADRRERELEAVESASEQIHVEQTGQGLYLESRAGRNLGMKLGMLLFGGIFAGVGTGLFIAAASEGFMLYFMGSIFGLIGYAIVFSTVYTLARGLQVWIRGSEVKVVRRWLGIAIYRREGRLLRAEQLVLKSGMSSTSNGRKTEYMTLQADVDGKTLRLAEGIKGREVGEALREAVLRALRLV, encoded by the coding sequence GTGGACGAGAACAAGCAGAATAAAAAGGGTGGAATTGGTGGCTACCTGTTCGGGGGTATTTTCCTGCTCGTCGGCCTCGCCGTGATGTTTTTCGTGGCGGTGGTGCCGATTGGCAAATATATGGAATCCGGGAGTTGGGCTCGTGTCCCGGCGACTGTACTGAGCAGCAAGCTCAATTCCCATCGTTCGGATGGTTCCACCACGTACAGTGTCAGCGGCAGTTACCGCTATCGTTTTCGTGGGGTGGATTACACCAGCAGCCAGATCAGTCAGTACAGCGGCTCCGACAATTTCGGTGATTACTGGCAGCAGCTGTATGGGCTGATTGATACTGCCCGCAGGAACAACCGCACCGTGAGCGCCTGGGTCAACCCGGATGCGCCCCACGAAGCCTATCTGGACCGAACCTTTCGCTGGGGTTCGGTGATTTTCGGTTTTGCCTTTGGTGGTGTCTTTGCGCTGGTGGGCGGTGGCGTCATGTTCCTGATGCGCCGTGGCAGCAAGGAGGCTGAGTTAGTGTCAGAAACCGGTTTTTATTCCAGTCAGGAAAAGTCGGGTCACTGGTTCCTGGTGGGGTTTGGCGCCATTTTCATTCTGCTGCCTTCGCCAGCCTATCTGGAGGTCTGGAAGGAGGTTAGCCGCGGCGATTACATGATCCTCATGGTGTTGTTGTTTCCGCTGGTGGGGGCCGGCATCGCCTTTGCTGGCTGGAAGATGCGCCAGAACTACCGGTTCTTCGGGCCCACCCCGCTGGCAATGGACCCGGAACCCGGGCAGGCCGGTGGGCAGGTGGGCGGAGAGATCCATCTGGGCAGAGCGGTGCCTGAGGACGCTTCATTAACCGTCTGGCTTAGTTGCATCCGTTGTTATTACAGCGGCTCCGGAAAAGACCGCAAGACCCGCGAGTCGGTGCTTTGGCAGACCAGTCAGCGAGCCTACTGTTCACCCCGGCAGAATGGCACCGATATCCAGTTCTGTTTTGATGCCCCCGCAGATCAGCCCGGTACCCGCGAGCGTGAGCCGGGTATTTCTGGCCGGCAGGACTGGATCCGCTGGCGTGTGGCTGTAGAAGGGCAACTGGCCGGGCGGGATTTGAAGCGTACCTGGGAGATCCCGGTGGTGGCCGGCAGCGGTACCAGCCGTTTCCAGCTGCCGGAATCCCATGTCATGGCGGACCGCCGAGAGCGGGAGCTGGAGGCGGTTGAGTCGGCCAGCGAGCAGATCCATGTGGAGCAGACCGGGCAAGGCCTGTATCTGGAAAGCCGGGCGGGAAGAAATCTGGGCATGAAGCTGGGGATGTTGCTGTTTGGCGGTATCTTTGCCGGGGTGGGTACCGGACTGTTCATCGCCGCCGCCTCGGAAGGCTTCATGCTGTATTTCATGGGCAGTATCTTTGGTCTGATCGGCTATGCCATTGTCTTCAGCACGGTGTATACCCTTGCCCGGGGCCTGCAGGTGTGGATTCGTGGCAGTGAGGTGAAGGTGGTGCGCCGCTGGCTGGGGATTGCCATCTACCGACGAGAAGGGCGCCTGCTGCGGGCCGAGCAGCTGGTGCTCAAATCTGGCATGAGCAGCACCAGCAATGGCCGCAAGACCGAATATATGACCTTGCAGGCGGACGTGGATGGCAAGACCCTGCGCCTGGCGGAGGGCATCAAGGGCCGGGAAGTGGGCGAAGCCCTGCGTGAAGCCGTGCTGCGAGCCCTGAGACTGGTGTAG
- a CDS encoding pyridoxamine 5'-phosphate oxidase family protein, with translation MEPTTQAQAFVYQHSHAALATIDGDGQPLSSAVNVVSDGAGRLLLLLSDLAEHTINIRQNPVVSLMWIEEGHSDWQAAQRLSVTGSLEPVPVEEGERYLKIFPHMRDYLQLDFHFFALRPEKARWIPGFGKAVWLDGQALLPAHGWDLAREQGMVGHMNADHSDACDHYLSLLDCPGEGAEMLAVDPWGSWLLHEGKLRRLPFANRAEDAVQVREALVALARTPV, from the coding sequence ATGGAACCGACCACCCAGGCCCAGGCCTTTGTCTACCAGCATAGTCATGCTGCTCTCGCGACCATAGATGGGGATGGACAGCCCTTGTCCTCGGCGGTGAATGTGGTGTCTGACGGGGCCGGCAGGCTGCTTCTGCTGCTGAGCGACCTGGCCGAACACACCATCAATATCCGCCAGAACCCGGTGGTATCGCTGATGTGGATCGAGGAAGGGCACAGTGACTGGCAGGCCGCACAGCGGTTGTCGGTGACCGGTTCACTTGAGCCGGTACCGGTGGAGGAGGGAGAGCGTTACCTGAAGATCTTTCCGCACATGCGCGACTATCTGCAGCTGGATTTTCACTTCTTTGCCCTGCGCCCGGAAAAAGCCCGCTGGATCCCCGGGTTCGGCAAGGCTGTGTGGTTGGATGGCCAGGCTTTGCTACCGGCCCATGGCTGGGATCTGGCCCGGGAGCAGGGCATGGTTGGGCACATGAACGCCGACCACAGCGATGCCTGTGACCATTACCTGAGCCTGCTGGACTGTCCCGGCGAGGGCGCCGAGATGCTGGCGGTGGATCCCTGGGGTAGCTGGTTGCTGCATGAAGGCAAGCTGCGCCGGCTCCCTTTTGCTAACCGTGCCGAAGATGCTGTGCAGGTGCGCGAGGCGCTGGTCGCCCTGGCTCGCACGCCTGTGTGA
- the rimI gene encoding ribosomal protein S18-alanine N-acetyltransferase, producing MGSDTVFGPDSLRDMELDDLDAVMAIETAAQLTPWTRSHFGDCLKNANYLCQVVVDRDDVPVAFLILSRILDETHVLNVVVAPGWQRRGIARLMLEQAMDAARNDAMTVMYLEVRETNMAAQSLYQQLGFDVCGVRKNYYRRGDGHENAVLMQCLLSGGHK from the coding sequence ATGGGGTCTGACACGGTGTTCGGGCCTGACTCCCTTCGCGACATGGAGCTGGACGATCTGGATGCGGTCATGGCCATCGAAACCGCGGCCCAGCTGACTCCCTGGACCCGTAGCCATTTTGGCGATTGTCTCAAGAATGCCAATTACCTGTGTCAGGTGGTGGTGGATCGTGACGATGTGCCGGTGGCATTTCTAATCCTCTCTCGCATCCTCGACGAAACCCATGTCCTCAACGTGGTGGTAGCGCCTGGCTGGCAGCGCCGTGGCATTGCGCGCCTGATGCTGGAGCAGGCCATGGACGCCGCCCGCAACGACGCCATGACGGTGATGTACCTGGAAGTGCGGGAAACCAATATGGCCGCCCAGTCCCTCTATCAGCAGCTGGGTTTTGATGTCTGCGGCGTGCGCAAGAATTACTACCGCCGGGGCGACGGGCACGAGAATGCGGTATTGATGCAGTGCCTGCTATCCGGCGGGCATAAATAA
- the groES gene encoding co-chaperone GroES codes for MNIRPLHDRVLVRREEEETKSAGGIVLPGSATEKPSRGEVIAAGNGKITDNGDVRPLDVKKGDKVIFGQYAGNTVKVEGEELLIMSESEILAVIEG; via the coding sequence ATGAACATCCGTCCTTTGCATGATCGCGTGCTGGTTCGCCGTGAAGAAGAAGAGACCAAGTCCGCTGGCGGTATTGTGCTGCCCGGTTCTGCCACCGAGAAACCGTCCCGTGGTGAAGTGATCGCCGCCGGTAACGGCAAGATCACTGACAACGGTGATGTACGTCCGCTGGATGTGAAGAAGGGCGACAAGGTGATCTTCGGTCAGTACGCCGGCAACACCGTGAAGGTGGAAGGTGAAGAACTGCTGATCATGAGCGAATCCGAGATCCTGGCCGTTATCGAAGGCTAA
- a CDS encoding MGMT family protein translates to MNDEFRDAVYQIVAAIPAGKVSSYGAVARQAGFPRHARFVGRLMSRLPNDSRLPWHRVLRSDGHIALADTPAGDIQIQRLLDENVAVTGTRVPGHFFVKWDD, encoded by the coding sequence ATGAACGATGAATTCCGAGACGCCGTCTACCAGATCGTGGCCGCCATCCCGGCTGGCAAGGTTAGCAGCTATGGCGCCGTGGCCAGACAGGCCGGCTTTCCACGCCATGCCCGCTTTGTGGGGCGACTGATGAGCCGGCTGCCCAATGACTCCCGCCTGCCCTGGCACCGGGTGCTGCGTAGCGACGGACACATTGCCCTCGCTGACACACCAGCCGGTGATATTCAGATACAGCGTCTGCTGGACGAAAACGTGGCCGTGACCGGCACACGGGTGCCCGGACATTTTTTTGTGAAGTGGGACGACTGA
- a CDS encoding SDR family oxidoreductase, with protein MDLNQKVIVVTGAGRGLGRGIATYFAGKGARIACVDLNQEDLDGTVAACKEAGGDARAYIANVAKEEDVEALFNNVGNDFGALHGLVNNAGITRDGLLVKYKDGEVVSKMSLQQWQAVIDVNLTGVFLCGREAAAKMLELGTEEGVIVNISSLARHGSFGQSNYSAAKSAVAAMAEVWAKELARYNIRTGAVAPGTINTDMLAAMKPEARERLVQAVPLRRLGEAEHIARSVAFIFETDYFTGRCIDMDGGLR; from the coding sequence ATGGATCTGAACCAGAAAGTGATCGTAGTGACCGGTGCCGGTCGTGGCCTGGGCCGCGGTATTGCCACCTACTTCGCCGGCAAGGGCGCACGCATTGCCTGTGTGGACCTGAACCAGGAAGACCTGGACGGCACCGTGGCCGCCTGTAAGGAAGCTGGTGGCGACGCCCGCGCCTACATTGCCAACGTGGCAAAGGAAGAAGATGTTGAAGCCCTGTTCAACAACGTGGGTAACGACTTCGGCGCCCTGCACGGTCTGGTCAACAACGCCGGTATCACCCGCGACGGTCTGCTGGTGAAGTACAAGGACGGTGAAGTGGTGAGCAAGATGAGCCTGCAGCAGTGGCAGGCGGTCATCGACGTGAACCTGACCGGTGTGTTCCTGTGTGGCCGCGAAGCCGCTGCCAAGATGCTGGAACTGGGCACCGAGGAAGGCGTCATCGTGAACATCTCTTCCCTGGCCCGTCACGGCAGCTTCGGTCAGAGCAACTACTCTGCCGCCAAGTCCGCCGTTGCCGCCATGGCCGAGGTATGGGCGAAAGAGCTGGCCCGTTACAACATCCGTACCGGCGCCGTTGCCCCGGGCACCATCAACACCGACATGCTGGCCGCCATGAAGCCGGAAGCCCGCGAGCGTCTGGTGCAGGCGGTGCCGCTGCGTCGCCTGGGTGAAGCCGAGCATATCGCGCGTTCCGTGGCCTTCATCTTCGAGACCGACTATTTCACCGGTCGTTGCATCGATATGGATGGCGGTCTGCGATAA
- the groL gene encoding chaperonin GroEL (60 kDa chaperone family; promotes refolding of misfolded polypeptides especially under stressful conditions; forms two stacked rings of heptamers to form a barrel-shaped 14mer; ends can be capped by GroES; misfolded proteins enter the barrel where they are refolded when GroES binds) — protein sequence MAKEVLFRDDARARMAKGVNILADAVKVTLGPKGRNVVLEKSFGAPAITKDGVSVAKEIELEDKFENMGAQMVKEVASKANDEAGDGTTTATVLAQAIVNEGLKSVAAGMNPMDLKRGIDKAVEAVVEELKKLSTPCDSTKSIEQVGTISANSDKSVGEIIAQAMEKVGQEGVITVEEGQSLQNELEVVEGMQFDRGYLSPYFINNQEKMQVELETPYILLVDKKISNIRELLPVLENVAKQGKPLLIIAEDIEGEALATLVVNNMRGIIKCAAVKAPGFGDRRKAMLQDIAILTGGTVISEEVGLSLENVSLEDLGTAKKVNIDKENTTIVDGAGQQADIDARVEQIRREIENSSSDYDKEKLQERVAKLAGGVAVIKIGAATEVEMKEKKARVDDALHATRAAVEEGVVPGGGVALVRALANMGDIEGDNEEQNAGIAIAIRALQAPLRQIAFNAGAEASVIVQEVRNGSGNYGYNAASGEYGDMLEMGILDPAKVTRSALQAAASVAGLMITTEAMVADKPEENAPAAPDMGGMGGMGGMGGMM from the coding sequence ATGGCTAAAGAAGTACTCTTTCGTGATGACGCTCGTGCCCGTATGGCCAAAGGCGTCAACATTCTGGCTGACGCAGTAAAGGTAACCCTGGGCCCGAAAGGCCGTAATGTTGTGCTGGAAAAATCCTTCGGCGCGCCGGCCATCACCAAAGATGGTGTGTCCGTGGCCAAGGAAATCGAACTGGAAGACAAGTTCGAGAACATGGGCGCCCAGATGGTGAAGGAAGTCGCGTCCAAGGCGAACGACGAAGCCGGTGACGGCACCACCACCGCCACCGTGCTGGCCCAGGCCATCGTCAACGAAGGTCTCAAGTCCGTTGCCGCTGGCATGAACCCCATGGACCTGAAACGCGGCATCGACAAGGCGGTAGAAGCTGTTGTTGAAGAGCTGAAGAAACTGTCCACTCCCTGTGACAGCACCAAGAGCATCGAGCAGGTGGGCACCATCTCCGCCAACTCCGACAAGTCTGTGGGTGAAATCATCGCCCAGGCCATGGAGAAAGTGGGTCAGGAAGGTGTTATCACCGTTGAGGAAGGCCAGTCCCTGCAAAACGAGCTGGAAGTGGTTGAAGGGATGCAGTTCGACCGCGGTTACCTGAGCCCCTACTTCATCAACAATCAGGAAAAGATGCAGGTTGAGCTGGAAACTCCCTACATCCTGCTGGTTGACAAGAAGATCTCCAACATCCGTGAGCTGCTGCCGGTTCTCGAAAACGTGGCCAAGCAGGGCAAGCCGCTGCTGATCATCGCCGAAGATATCGAGGGCGAAGCGCTGGCTACCCTGGTGGTGAACAACATGCGTGGCATCATCAAGTGTGCCGCCGTGAAGGCGCCGGGCTTCGGTGACCGTCGCAAGGCCATGCTGCAGGATATCGCCATCCTCACCGGTGGCACCGTGATCAGCGAAGAAGTGGGCCTGAGCCTGGAAAATGTGTCCCTGGAAGACCTGGGCACCGCCAAGAAAGTGAACATCGACAAGGAAAACACCACCATTGTTGATGGCGCTGGCCAGCAGGCTGACATCGATGCGCGTGTGGAACAGATCCGTCGCGAAATCGAAAACTCTTCTTCTGACTACGATAAAGAGAAGCTGCAAGAGCGCGTGGCCAAGCTGGCCGGCGGTGTTGCCGTGATCAAGATCGGTGCTGCCACCGAAGTGGAAATGAAAGAGAAGAAGGCCCGCGTTGACGATGCCCTGCACGCGACCCGTGCGGCGGTAGAAGAAGGTGTGGTACCGGGTGGTGGTGTGGCGCTGGTACGCGCCCTGGCCAACATGGGTGACATTGAGGGTGACAACGAAGAGCAGAACGCCGGTATCGCCATCGCGATCCGCGCCCTGCAGGCGCCGCTGCGTCAGATCGCCTTCAACGCCGGTGCCGAAGCCTCTGTGATCGTTCAGGAAGTACGTAACGGTTCCGGCAACTACGGCTACAACGCGGCTAGCGGTGAGTACGGTGACATGCTGGAAATGGGTATCCTGGATCCCGCCAAGGTAACCCGCTCCGCGCTGCAGGCTGCCGCTTCCGTGGCTGGCCTGATGATCACCACCGAAGCCATGGTGGCTGACAAGCCGGAAGAAAACGCCCCGGCTGCCCCGGACATGGGCGGCATGGGTGGCATGGGCGGTATGGGCGGCATGATGTAA
- a CDS encoding MFS transporter, whose amino-acid sequence MPPQDTSWQQSLKAFLHPRVVTMFFYGFSAGIPLLLIFSSLSLWLREAGVDRSTVTYFSWAALAYSFKFLWAPLIDRLPIPVLTRLLGRRRAWLLVSQLAVALSIFTISQVDPSQPGALNLMAFTVVALGFTAATQDIVIDAYRIESAGVELQALMSSSYIAGYRVGMLTSGAGSLVLASQLGSTSEAYSYSAWQSTYALMALTMLVGAITTLIIREPDNPRPSSFEYSSQQYLRFLSIFVLGIATFVTLYVITGAQADALRAQLVDMTHNGALAGLVVESARLLLAFAVVFGVVKLLSLTPLYEKQLVEESYIEPVRDFFHRYGARLALVILLFVGFYRISDIVLGVISNVFFEDIGFTKVEIAKVVKTFGLFMTIAGGFLGGILAVRHGVIKVLYLGAALTVATNLLFLWLAHAGHDIRILYVVISADNLTAGLASAAFVAFLSQLTNVSFTAVQYAIFSSLMTLLPKTIGGYSGSMVDNMGYPGFFLLASLMGVPVLALIYLIQRNGAFRD is encoded by the coding sequence ATGCCTCCACAAGACACCAGCTGGCAGCAGTCCCTCAAAGCCTTCCTGCACCCCCGGGTTGTGACCATGTTCTTCTATGGTTTCTCTGCCGGGATCCCGCTACTGCTGATTTTTTCTTCCCTGTCCCTGTGGCTCAGGGAAGCCGGCGTGGATCGCTCCACCGTGACCTATTTCAGCTGGGCGGCGCTAGCCTACTCCTTCAAGTTCCTGTGGGCCCCACTGATCGACCGACTACCGATCCCCGTCCTAACCCGGTTGCTTGGACGCCGCCGTGCCTGGCTGCTGGTGTCCCAGCTGGCCGTGGCGCTGTCTATCTTCACCATTTCCCAGGTTGACCCTTCACAACCCGGCGCCCTGAACCTGATGGCCTTTACCGTGGTCGCCCTTGGTTTTACCGCGGCCACTCAGGACATTGTGATAGACGCCTACCGCATCGAATCGGCTGGTGTTGAACTGCAGGCGCTGATGTCCTCGTCCTATATCGCCGGCTACCGGGTCGGTATGCTCACCTCCGGCGCCGGGTCACTGGTACTGGCCAGCCAGCTGGGCTCCACCAGTGAAGCGTATAGCTACAGTGCCTGGCAAAGCACCTATGCACTGATGGCCCTGACCATGCTGGTAGGTGCCATTACCACCCTGATTATCCGCGAGCCGGACAATCCACGACCGTCGTCATTCGAATACAGCAGCCAGCAATACCTGCGCTTTCTCAGCATCTTTGTCCTCGGCATCGCCACCTTTGTGACCCTGTATGTGATTACCGGGGCCCAGGCTGACGCCTTGCGGGCACAACTGGTCGACATGACCCACAACGGCGCGCTTGCCGGTTTGGTGGTAGAAAGTGCTCGCCTCCTGCTGGCTTTTGCCGTGGTCTTCGGGGTGGTGAAACTGCTGTCGCTGACACCGCTTTATGAGAAGCAGCTGGTGGAAGAGAGCTACATCGAGCCTGTGCGTGACTTCTTCCACCGCTATGGTGCCCGGCTGGCGCTGGTGATTTTGCTGTTTGTGGGCTTCTACCGGATTTCCGATATCGTGCTGGGCGTGATCTCCAATGTCTTCTTTGAAGACATCGGTTTCACCAAAGTGGAAATCGCCAAGGTGGTCAAAACCTTCGGGCTGTTCATGACCATCGCCGGCGGTTTCCTGGGCGGGATACTGGCTGTCCGTCATGGCGTCATCAAGGTGCTGTACCTTGGCGCTGCCCTCACCGTGGCCACCAATCTGCTGTTCCTGTGGCTGGCCCATGCCGGTCATGACATCCGGATTCTGTACGTGGTTATCTCAGCAGACAATCTCACCGCCGGCCTTGCCAGTGCTGCGTTCGTGGCGTTTCTGTCCCAGCTGACCAATGTCTCCTTCACGGCGGTGCAGTACGCCATCTTCAGCTCACTGATGACGCTGCTACCCAAGACCATTGGGGGCTATTCCGGCAGCATGGTCGACAACATGGGCTATCCGGGCTTCTTCCTGCTGGCCAGCCTGATGGGGGTTCCGGTGCTCGCCCTGATCTATCTGATCCAGCGCAACGGCGCCTTTCGGGACTAA